Proteins encoded by one window of Candidatus Methylomirabilota bacterium:
- the nthB gene encoding nitrile hydratase subunit beta, whose translation MNGVHDLGGKHGFGPIEREPNEPAFHADWEKAVLVMNLVGMVKRIYNIDEFRHAIERMGQARYLDTSYYEHWLASVETLLIEKGVIGRDELDARTKHFERNLNAPLPDRKDPELLATVMNVVRKGMAEKSEPNPTPRFKPGDAVVTRNWQPAGHTRLPGYARGHCGRIHTIHGVYILPDAHAHGRGRCPEPLYSVRFESGELWGDAAEPKERVYIDLWESYLQPLEA comes from the coding sequence ATGAACGGCGTCCACGACCTCGGCGGCAAGCATGGTTTCGGCCCCATCGAACGCGAGCCGAACGAGCCCGCCTTCCACGCGGATTGGGAAAAGGCCGTGCTCGTGATGAACCTGGTCGGCATGGTCAAGCGAATCTACAATATCGACGAGTTCCGTCACGCCATCGAGCGCATGGGACAGGCGCGCTACCTCGACACGAGCTACTACGAGCACTGGCTCGCCTCGGTCGAAACCCTGCTGATCGAGAAGGGCGTCATCGGCCGCGACGAGCTCGACGCGCGGACCAAGCACTTCGAGCGGAACCTGAACGCCCCGCTGCCGGATCGCAAGGACCCGGAGCTTCTCGCCACGGTGATGAACGTGGTACGCAAGGGCATGGCCGAGAAGAGCGAGCCCAATCCCACGCCGCGCTTCAAGCCGGGCGATGCCGTCGTCACGCGCAATTGGCAGCCGGCCGGCCACACGCGCTTGCCGGGCTATGCTCGCGGGCACTGTGGGCGCATCCACACGATCCACGGCGTCTACATACTGCCGGACGCCCATGCGCACGGGCGCGGCCGCTGCCCCGAGCCGCTCTACAGCGTGCGTTTCGAGTCGGGCGAGCTGTGGGGAGACGCCGCGGAGCCGAAGGAGCGCGTGTACATCGATCTCTGGGAAAGTTATCTCCAGCCGCTGGAGGCCTGA
- a CDS encoding LLM class flavin-dependent oxidoreductase produces MKTDLLLIPMGARWAEVRAAAVAADEAGFDGIWTWDHLRDPDGDPAGVPECLTTLAALAEVTKRLVLGPLVLNVSSRHPGLLANMAATIQQVSGGRLILGLGAGGSKATPYAREQEALGLSVEPDAVRAQRVAEAAQILRRLWSGDRASFAGAHYRLDKPEGYLRADPAPPIVIGGFGPRMAAIAGKHGDGFNTQARHPRLAELAQIARSEHKAAGRDPARFSLSVFAGWAPAWLRADSENRAALARVGVDRVILLTEPPYDPSQIRAASRLLAG; encoded by the coding sequence GTGAAGACCGACCTGCTCCTCATTCCCATGGGCGCGCGCTGGGCCGAGGTCCGCGCCGCGGCCGTGGCCGCCGACGAGGCGGGCTTCGACGGCATCTGGACCTGGGACCACCTGCGCGACCCCGACGGCGACCCCGCGGGCGTGCCGGAGTGCCTGACCACTCTCGCCGCGCTCGCCGAGGTGACCAAGCGCTTGGTACTCGGGCCGCTCGTGCTCAACGTCTCGAGCCGCCACCCGGGGCTCCTCGCGAACATGGCGGCCACGATCCAGCAGGTGTCGGGCGGGCGTCTCATCCTGGGACTCGGCGCCGGAGGGAGCAAGGCCACGCCCTATGCGCGGGAGCAGGAGGCGCTCGGCCTCTCGGTCGAGCCAGACGCCGTGCGGGCCCAGCGCGTGGCCGAGGCCGCGCAGATCCTCCGCCGCCTCTGGTCGGGTGATCGCGCGAGCTTCGCCGGCGCGCACTATCGCCTCGACAAGCCCGAGGGCTATCTGCGGGCCGATCCCGCGCCGCCCATCGTCATCGGCGGCTTCGGGCCGCGCATGGCGGCCATCGCCGGGAAGCACGGCGACGGCTTCAACACGCAGGCGCGCCACCCGCGGCTCGCGGAGCTGGCGCAGATCGCGCGCAGCGAGCACAAGGCGGCGGGGCGCGACCCCGCGCGCTTCAGCCTGAGCGTCTTCGCGGGCTGGGCACCCGCCTGGCTCCGCGCCGATTCCGAGAACCGCGCCGCCCTCGCGCGCGTGGGCGTCGACCGCGTCATCCTTTTAACGGAGCCGCCCTATGATCCTTCCCAGATCCGCGCCGCCTCCCGCCTCCTCGCGGGCTGA
- a CDS encoding methyltransferase domain-containing protein, producing the protein MTQYGRQSQWRDTAGLDPTKARELAGRLELRAKAQDEIEARAAYLDLLGVTAGERVLDVGCGSGVVTRDIARRVGPAGRAVGVDQSPQFLAMARELAEGAGLGGRVEFLEGSALSLPFPVGAFDVAVAVTVLSHTPGGESAIPEMARVVCPGGRVGVFDLDTDMTSITHSDRALTRRIVAAASDATAVDGWLARRLPLLFARAGLQDVRVRGFFPLETDPRGFYGGLAERAADTALTAGAITEAERRSWLDALHAEQARGPVIAGRLHIFTWGRKPA; encoded by the coding sequence ATGACCCAGTATGGACGGCAGAGCCAATGGCGAGACACTGCTGGCCTCGACCCGACCAAGGCGCGCGAGCTTGCCGGCCGGCTCGAGCTCCGCGCCAAGGCCCAGGACGAGATCGAGGCGCGGGCGGCCTACCTCGACCTGCTCGGCGTGACGGCGGGCGAGCGCGTGCTCGACGTCGGCTGCGGCAGCGGCGTCGTCACGCGCGACATCGCTCGACGCGTCGGCCCGGCCGGGCGCGCGGTCGGCGTGGACCAGAGCCCGCAGTTCCTCGCTATGGCGCGCGAGCTCGCGGAGGGGGCGGGGCTCGGCGGCCGCGTAGAATTCCTCGAGGGCAGCGCGCTCAGCCTCCCCTTCCCCGTCGGCGCCTTCGACGTCGCGGTCGCCGTCACGGTGCTCTCGCACACTCCCGGCGGCGAGAGTGCCATTCCCGAGATGGCGCGCGTGGTGTGCCCGGGCGGGCGCGTGGGAGTCTTCGATCTCGACACTGACATGACGTCGATCACACATTCGGACCGCGCGCTCACGCGCCGGATCGTTGCCGCCGCCTCGGACGCCACCGCCGTGGACGGCTGGCTCGCGCGGCGACTGCCGCTGCTCTTCGCGCGCGCCGGGCTCCAGGACGTGCGGGTGCGCGGCTTCTTCCCGCTCGAGACCGATCCGCGTGGCTTCTACGGCGGGCTGGCCGAGCGTGCCGCCGACACGGCTCTCACGGCCGGGGCCATCACGGAAGCCGAGCGCCGCAGCTGGCTGGATGCGCTCCACGCCGAGCAGGCGCGCGGGCCGGTCATCGCCGGCAGGCTCCACATCTTCACCTGGGGCCGCAAGCCGGCTTGA
- a CDS encoding SDR family NAD(P)-dependent oxidoreductase: MAYKALDLNGKVALVTGGNSGIGLGMAEAMAQAGAAVCIWGTNEGKNAAALKRLQAHGGKALAIRCDVSDEGAVDRCFAETVKALGRVDAFFANAGVSGRGGASGGFTQMSTAEWRRVMSVNLDGAFWSLRAAARHMVERGGGGSLVSTASLAAVMGAARSEHYSATKGALMAMTRSMAVELARHQIRANTIVPGWIDTPMTEAALHGEAFTGKVLPRVPLRRWGVGDDFGGVAVYLASDASRYHTGDTFVIDGGYAIF; this comes from the coding sequence ATGGCGTACAAGGCATTGGATCTCAACGGCAAGGTAGCGCTCGTCACGGGCGGCAACAGCGGTATCGGGCTCGGTATGGCCGAGGCGATGGCGCAGGCGGGCGCCGCCGTCTGCATCTGGGGCACCAACGAGGGCAAGAACGCGGCGGCGCTCAAGCGGCTCCAGGCGCACGGCGGCAAGGCGCTGGCGATCCGCTGCGACGTCAGCGACGAGGGCGCGGTGGACCGCTGTTTCGCCGAGACGGTCAAGGCCCTGGGCCGAGTGGACGCCTTCTTCGCCAACGCGGGCGTCAGCGGGCGCGGCGGCGCGTCCGGCGGCTTCACCCAGATGTCCACGGCCGAGTGGCGGCGGGTGATGAGCGTGAACCTGGACGGCGCCTTCTGGAGCCTCCGCGCGGCCGCGCGGCACATGGTCGAGCGCGGCGGCGGCGGCTCCCTCGTCTCGACGGCGAGCCTGGCGGCCGTCATGGGTGCGGCGCGCAGCGAGCACTACTCCGCCACCAAGGGCGCGCTCATGGCCATGACGCGGTCCATGGCGGTGGAGCTGGCGCGGCACCAGATCCGCGCCAACACCATCGTGCCGGGCTGGATCGACACGCCGATGACGGAAGCGGCGCTCCACGGCGAGGCGTTCACGGGTAAAGTCCTGCCGCGCGTGCCGCTGCGGCGCTGGGGCGTCGGTGACGACTTCGGCGGCGTCGCCGTCTATCTTGCCAGCGACGCCAGCCGCTACCACACCGGCGACACCTTCGTGATCGACGGCGGCTACGCTATTTTCTAG